Proteins encoded together in one Pseudoalteromonas xiamenensis window:
- the ylqF gene encoding ribosome biogenesis GTPase YlqF: MTRQTIQWFPGHMNKARNEIKEIMPQMDVIIEVLDARIPYSSENPMVAELRGDKPVIKILNKADLADPEKTAQWQAYLEQEAGVKTLAFGHEKAAEVHQINELCKKLVPHKLGADKQIKAMIMGIPNVGKSTLINILAGRIVAKTGNEPAVTKAQQRIKLEDGIMLYDTPGMLWPKVENGNSGYRLAATGAVRDTAMNYEEVASFTAEYLLSEYPELLKARYKMEELPECDWEFIERAGKLRGCLRSGAQVDTHKFSEILINELRDAVIGRITMETPAMREEEEVMVQQQREEAEAKKAAKAEEKKMRLARARKNRR, encoded by the coding sequence ATGACGAGACAGACTATTCAGTGGTTCCCTGGCCACATGAACAAAGCGCGCAATGAAATCAAAGAGATCATGCCGCAGATGGATGTCATTATCGAAGTGTTAGATGCGCGAATTCCTTACAGTAGCGAAAACCCTATGGTTGCGGAGCTTCGCGGAGATAAGCCGGTCATCAAAATTTTGAACAAAGCGGATCTTGCAGATCCGGAGAAAACAGCACAATGGCAAGCTTATTTGGAACAAGAAGCCGGTGTAAAAACACTGGCATTTGGTCATGAAAAAGCTGCGGAAGTGCATCAAATTAACGAACTGTGTAAGAAGCTCGTGCCGCATAAATTAGGTGCAGACAAGCAGATCAAAGCCATGATTATGGGGATCCCGAATGTGGGTAAATCCACCCTAATCAATATTCTGGCTGGACGCATTGTGGCAAAAACGGGTAACGAACCCGCGGTTACCAAAGCACAGCAGCGTATCAAACTTGAAGATGGCATTATGCTGTATGACACACCTGGAATGCTTTGGCCAAAAGTAGAAAACGGTAATTCAGGATATCGATTAGCGGCGACCGGCGCGGTGCGAGATACCGCAATGAACTACGAAGAAGTGGCAAGCTTTACTGCTGAATACCTGCTGTCCGAGTACCCTGAGCTGTTAAAAGCGCGCTACAAGATGGAAGAACTGCCAGAGTGTGATTGGGAGTTTATTGAGCGAGCGGGCAAGCTGCGTGGTTGCCTACGTAGTGGGGCTCAAGTGGATACACATAAGTTCTCAGAGATTTTGATCAATGAACTGCGTGATGCGGTCATTGGGCGTATCACGATGGAAACGCCAGCCATGCGCGAAGAAGAAGAAGTCATGGTGCAACAGCAACGGGAAGAAGCAGAAGCAAAGAAAGCGGCAAAAGCCGAAGAAAAGAAAATGCGCTTGGCTCGAGCGCGTAAGAATCGCCGCTAG